In Arthrobacter sp. B3I9, the following are encoded in one genomic region:
- a CDS encoding type III polyketide synthase — MTVYLRSLETAVPPTVLIQTEARDVFAAQPGLTRLGSRLVSTCFDSAAIDTRYTAVEELTTASRSDNPRFFDPATGLLLSPSTKVRNDIFATEATKLFIEAARKALDACSGIDLLDITHLVTVSCTGFYNPGPDYKIVRALGLNPAVQRYHLGFMGCYAAFPALRAAKSFCEADPDAVVLVVCAELCSLHVRTSNDPDTIMGSALFADGAAAAVISARDIPNEPALLQLDHFETVLTPVGEESMAWNIGDQGFEMVLGNYVPHIIDDHIIGALEPLLSREASLLGLPYRDIRHWAIHPGGRSILDKVQSRLELSDEQLVPARETLRNFGNMSSATVLFVIKHILDLPPEDGDGWICSMAFGPGLTVETALFTKLSDTPAAATAPALRSAAAQPETALA; from the coding sequence ATGACGGTCTACCTGAGGTCCCTGGAAACTGCTGTTCCGCCAACTGTCCTGATCCAAACCGAGGCGCGCGACGTCTTTGCCGCCCAGCCCGGGCTCACGCGTCTCGGCTCGCGCCTGGTCAGCACGTGCTTCGACTCGGCCGCCATTGACACCCGGTACACGGCCGTCGAGGAACTCACCACGGCCAGCCGTTCGGACAACCCGCGGTTCTTCGACCCGGCCACCGGCCTGCTGCTGAGCCCCAGCACCAAAGTCCGGAATGACATCTTCGCCACCGAGGCCACCAAGCTCTTCATCGAGGCTGCCCGGAAAGCCCTCGACGCCTGCTCAGGAATCGATCTACTTGACATAACTCATCTCGTGACCGTCTCCTGTACCGGATTCTACAATCCCGGCCCGGACTACAAGATCGTCCGAGCCTTGGGACTGAACCCTGCCGTCCAGCGCTATCATCTCGGCTTCATGGGCTGCTACGCCGCATTCCCCGCGCTGCGGGCGGCGAAGTCCTTCTGCGAGGCGGACCCGGACGCCGTCGTGCTGGTGGTCTGCGCCGAGCTCTGCTCCCTGCACGTGCGGACCTCGAACGATCCTGACACCATCATGGGCTCGGCCCTGTTCGCGGACGGTGCCGCAGCGGCCGTCATCAGTGCCCGGGACATCCCGAACGAACCGGCGCTCCTGCAGCTGGACCACTTCGAAACGGTCCTGACCCCGGTCGGCGAGGAGTCGATGGCCTGGAACATCGGCGACCAGGGCTTCGAGATGGTCCTTGGCAACTACGTCCCGCACATCATCGATGACCACATCATCGGCGCCCTGGAACCGCTGCTGTCCCGGGAGGCTTCCCTGCTCGGACTCCCCTACCGCGACATCCGGCACTGGGCCATCCATCCCGGCGGCCGCAGCATCCTGGACAAGGTCCAGTCCAGGCTCGAGCTCAGCGACGAGCAGCTGGTGCCGGCCCGCGAAACCCTCCGGAACTTCGGCAACATGAGCAGCGCTACGGTCCTGTTCGTGATCAAGCACATCCTGGATCTTCCGCCGGAGGACGGCGACGGGTGGATCTGTTCCATGGCGTTCGGACCCGGCCTGACGGTGGAAACGGCGCTCTTCACGAAGCTCAGTGACACTCCCGCCGCGGCAACCGCCCCGGCACTCCGGAGCGCCGCCGCCCAGCCGGAAACCGCGTTGGCCTGA